The region TATCAGGCAAAATTGCATTGGTGACAGGAGGTACAAAAGGAGCTGGTAAAGCGATTGCAGACAGACTGCTCGAGGCTGGAGCAACGGTTATTATTACTGCAAGAAATGCACCTGAACAGGAAAACAGTAATCTGCATTTCATTGCATCCGATCTGAGTACCGCAGAAGGAGCCCAAAAAGTAATCAGCGAAGTGCTTTCAAGCTACGGAAGACTAGATATTCTAGTTAACAACCTTGGTGGATCATCCACACCTGCAGGTGGTTTTGCAGCATTAACTGACGAAGATTGGGAATCAACACTACAGGCTAATCTTTTGGCTCCGGTTCGGCTGGACAGAGGGTTTTTACCACAAATGATCGAGCGAAAAGCTGGTGTCATTATTCACATCGCTTCTATTCAGGGTAAATTGCCTTTGTATGATTCAACATTGCCTTATGCTGCTGCAAAAGCAGGGCTGAGAAATTACAGTAAAAGCTTATCGAACGAAGTTACTCCTAAAGGTGTTCGTGTACTGACAGTTTCTCCAGGCTGGATCAATACGACAGCATCGGAAGCCTGGCTGGGCGAAATTGCAAGAAACTCAAACAGTACAGTAGAAGAAGCACAACAAGGTGTAATGGATGCATTGGGAGGAATTCCTTTCGGGAGACCTGCTGAACCTGCCGAAGTAGCCGAATTTGTAGGCTTCCTTGTTTCACCAAGAGCCAGCTATTTAACAGGAACCGAATACATAATCGACGGCGGCACAGTACCAACTATTTAAAATTCTGAATTATGCCAGCATATATAATTTTTACCAGAACAAAAACGCTTGATAAAGCGGAACTGGAAACGTATTGGCCATTGATACAGGGCACAATGAAAGGTCATCCGATTGAAGTATTAGTGCCATATGGCAATTTTGAGGTTCTTGAAGGAGAGCAGATAGAAGGTGTAGTGGTAGCCAAATTCCTCGATATCCAGTCTGCCAAAAAATGGTACAATAGCGACCCCTATAAGAAAGCTACAATCCACAGACACAAAGGAGCTATTTATAATGGTATATTGGTAGAAGGTATATCATAACAAATAAGGATTATAAAATAAAATACAATGAATTTACCAAAAGTAGTATCAGAATTAGTAAGAACACAAAATAACTTTGACAGTGCAGCTTACGCCAATTGTTTTTCCGAAACAGCCATAGTTTTTGACGAAGGAAAAACGCACAACGGAAGAAAAGAAATAGAAAATTGGATAGCAGATGCTAACGAGCGTTACAAAAGCACAATGCAGCCCCTGAGTTACGAAGAAAATGGAAGAGAGAGCATTTTGGAAGCAGAAGTTTTAGGAACTTTTCCAGGCAGTCCACTTGTATTGAAATTTCATTTTGAAATTGCAGATGACCAAATTCAAAATCTGAAAGTAACTGAATAAAAGCTAGCTAAAAACACCAATAAACAAGGCTGAAATTTTCATTTCAGCCTTGTTTATTATAATTGCACAGAAATTGATAAACCACTAAAATAAGGGAATGGTTCAAATATGGAGCTATTAAATTAACTATCTGATAGACAATTCAAAAACTAAATTTACATAAAATACGTTTAGTTAACTACCATCTATTTTACAAGAAAAAGAACATTGAAACACGGCCCGAGAATCTGTTAGTATATATCTTAATAATGAATTAGGAATAGTCCTATTAGATTTCTTATCTTTCCAAAGAACTTCTCAATATCAACATTGTCGGTTGCCAATAAGCCGGTTTCAAGTAGTCTTTAGCGGAAAATCAAGCAATACTCTCCTTAAACGGATTCACACTGATCTCTATCATCAGATTTTCAAAAAAGAAATAGAATCCGAATGTATTTCTGATATTTTTAGGTTCTGCTTCCAATCGTAAGTTTTCTTCCGCTTGGAGTTTTCTGTAAACATTCCAAACAGCTTCCTGATTTTCCTGATAAAATCCAATATGGAAATTCTCCGGGTATTCCGGTATATCTTCCTTTTTATTCAATACCTGTCCCCAAATAACCAAGACAAATTGATTGCCGTTTTCCAGCACTGCCATTTTACTGTTACGGTTTACGATTATGCTGAAGTCAAAATAATCTGCAAACAAATGCACAGCCTTATCTACATCCTTTACGACCAGATTTATATGATTTAAACTCATTTTGTTATCTTTTTTTATTCTATTGATAAAACAAAATTAGGTTTCAGGAATCAGGTTCAATTGGATAAATCGGTCGTTTTCATTTTTATTTAAGATCGTGGGTTTCACTCCTGCGAATTTCTTCACTTCTCTTATAAAATGGGATTGGTCGCCATAATTAAGTTCCGGATAAAAGTCGCCATTTTTCAGCTGCCTCAATGAGTTTGAAAAACGAATGATATTAATATATGATTTTAGTGATACTCCCAGCCAGGTATTGAAATAGCGATTCATTTGCCTGCTGCTCCAAGAAACTTTTTGTGATAATTCCTTTACCGTCGTTTCTCCCTTTGATAAATAAATAAACTCAAATAATTTCTTTTTACGGCCATCAATTTCCTTTTCCAGTTTTGCCTTAATAGTTTCGCAGGCTTTTTTGTAAAACTGCTCAAAATTCGCTAAATCGTTTTTACAAAATCCCCAGTAATCTGAAGATAAAATTTGCTTATTGTCCCTTAAATCTGCAAAAGACCGCTTAAAAATATATTCAGCAGCTATCGGATGAAAGCTTATGGCAAACATAGTCGATCTTGGAAATGGAGGCTTTACAATAGGTCCGGTACAGATACCTGATAAAAAAATTTCAAAATTCTCATCTTTCCCGGCAAAAAGGAATAAATCTATTTTACCGTCCGGAACGATGATTCCCTCTCTTTTTTCATCAGTATAATTTTTTACCATCCAGATACTTTCCACTATATCCGTAAGTGAATTGTCGGGTTTAAGTGATAAATACTCTAATTGATTCACATTAAAGCTCATCTGCTGTACATCTTAATACCTGCAAAATTATAAAATAAATGGTTTTAAGACGAGATCTTAAATTCTGAAGGACGCATATTGGTTAATTGCAAAAAATTATTGCTGAATGCCGATATATTGGAATATCCAACCTCATAAGCTATTTCTGTCATATTCAGATCGGTGGTTTTTATTAATTCCATAGCCTTAATAATCCTCAACATTTTTATATATTGAATGAAAGTGATGTGGAGTTTTGTTTGGAATAATCTGGTCAGACTTCTTATGCTCATTCCAGATCGCTTTGCAGTGTCTTCTAAAGTGAGGTTTTCATTTAAGCGCATTCTGACGCTGTCGGTTATCGTATTCAGCCGCTGATCGTCTGTCGTTGGGAGTTGAATCGAAAACTTTTTAAGATTTTCTTTTGAAAGCACTTTTTTTAGCATTGATAAAAATTCAAATTCAAAAGAACTTTTGTCATAATCGCCTTGCCATTTCTCACTAAATGAAAGCATTTCTGATAACAGTTTACTTACCGGATAAATTCCTAATTCATCGTAAAAACCACTTTCATTGTCTTTCGGAAAATAGATATTAATGATATATAAATCCTGCGAATTAAACATCAGGTTGTGAGGATAATTTTTGGGGATCCAGATATAATGATTGGAAGGAATATAAAAATCCTTTTCTTCTGTCTGCAGGTAAGCAATCCCGCCATAAACCAATAACAGCTGAGCTTTATCGTGTTGATGTGAAGGCAATCGCTGTTCGGTCTGCTGCCTCATTACCAAAATTGAATCAGGGTTTTGATCAACAATGTTGATTAATTGACTGAGAATTTCCATATGGCCAAATATAACAAATATTAGGCTAATTATACAAAATAACAATAAGTCTTCTTAGATAATTTTGCTATTATAAAAAAATGGAGTCATTATGAAAAACAACACTTTAAAACTTCATAAACGGATCGGGTTGGAAATACAGGACAAAAATTCTGATAATCAATCATTCTCTTCCGAGAAGAAAATTGATATAAATGTTCTCTACCGGTTTTTCGGCAATTACTCATATGCCGGTCCTTTTATGCTAATGATCGATGTAACGTTCGTCTTTGATGAATTGAAGAAAATGGTTAAAAAATGGTTAGCTGTTAAAAATAAAAATTGATGAAATACCTTACAACAGTCTCAATTTTGTGCATAATGCTTTTCTTATGGCCACAATCTCTTAATGCACAGCATACCGAAAACGTCCAACCATTTAGTTTGGACGAAATGTGGAAAGTCGCCGAAGCTAATAATCGTACGATAAAACTTTCTGACCTAAACCTTCAACAAAGTGCATTAGAAGTACTGGAAGCCAAAGACCGTTTGCTACCGGAACTTTCGTTGGGCGGAGATGTTAAACTTAATTCCAAATTTCTGATCTATAACAACGGATTATTCTCTTCTCCTCAGGATGTACCTGTAAAAGGATATGGTTACGGTGTAGGATATAACTTAAATTTTAATTTGTTTAATGGTGGAAAGGACAGAAGAAATGTCGCCATAAAGAAGGAAGAAGAAACTCGAAAAGGATATGAATTTGAACTGCAAAAACACAATGTAAAATACAATGTTGCAGTAGTTTATTTCGACCTGTATAAATTGCTGCACTTCTATGATTTTCTTGATGCCGAAATCGAAACAGAAAAAAAACAACTATCACTGATAGAAAGTCTCCACAAAAACGGAATCGTGCTGAAGAGTGATGTACTGAGAACTTCTGTCAAATTATCGCAACTGGAACTCAATCTTTCGGAAGTTGATAAAAAGATCGCCATCGCCAAACAACAACTCAATATCCTGATGGGCCGTGAAAATGAAGCCGAATTGGCCATCAGCTCTCAGAATCTTATTGAATCGGAGTCTATCAAACCTTCAGATTACAATGATTATTTAAATATCGCTTTTAACAATTCACCTGAATATAAGATGGTTAAGAGTGACATAAAACTAAGTGAACTGAACACTAGACAGGTCAAAGCTTCAATTTTGCCCAAAATTTCCCTGTACTCCAATTATAATTATACCTATCCGCAGATTTCTTTTTATCCATATTCCAATGATCTGTGGGGCTTTGGTCAGACGGGAATTAAAATACAGTTTTCTATCGATAATCTGTACAAGAGCAAACATTCGATCGCCCATTTGCAGATGGCCAATAATCAGGCAAAAGAAAAGGTAGAGATCAGGAAGGATGAAATTTCCCTTCAGGTAAAAGAAGCTTGTCTGCAAGAGCAGCAGGCGCTGGAAAGTGTAGAAACAGCTGTAAAAAATATCGCGAAAACCAAGGAAACTGTTCGGGTGATCCGAAGCAGCTACCTCAACCAGGAATCTTTGCTGACCGATCTTTTAGAAGCCGAAAATGCTTTACTGGAAGCTAAATTTAATTTAACCACAGCACAAACAAACGTACAACTCACTCATATCAGACTACTGGCGATCGTAGGAATTCTTTAATACAAAAAATATGAATAAAAATAAAACAGATAAAATAATCGTCAATCTTACCAAATGGTTCGGCATCGCCTTATTGATCGGAGCAATTGTTTGGGGAATAAATTATTTCTTAAAAGGATACCGTTATGAACAGACCAATGATGCGCAGGTAGATGCGTACTTATCTCCCATCAACGCAAAAGTAGGCGGCTATATCAGTAAAATATATTATAAAGATAATCAACAGGTTAAAAAAGGTGATACGCTTGTTGTGATCGAACTGGACGAATATGGACTGAAAAGAAATGCAGCATCAGCGGAAATGATGAGCTCGCAGGCAAAATTACCAATTCTGGCAGCCACAGAAGAAACACAAATTAAAAATATTGAAGTTATCAAAGCCCAATTGACAAGCGCTAAGGTAAGATTAAATCAACAGCAAAAAGAATTTGACCGCTATAAAAATCTATTGGCTGATGAGTCTGCCACACAACAGAAATTCGACAACATCAATGCCTCTTTATCAATCGCGCAGTCTGATTATGAGCAGGCCAAAGCTTCTTTACAGGTTGCCGAATCTAAATTAAATGATTTCAGAGCGCAGCGTAATGCCATACAGGCAGAGATAAAGATCAAAGAAGCACTGCTTCAAAGGCAGGAACTGGACATTCGGTATACGGTGATTACAGCACCTTTTGACGGACAAATTGGTAAAAAGACCATTCAGGAAGGACAACTGATACAGCCAGGACAGACATTGGCATTTTTAGTCAACAAAGCAGAGGAAAAATGGGTGATAGCTAATTTTAAGGAAACACAGATTGGCCAATTCAAGAAAGGACAAGCCGTTTCTATAGAAGTGGATGCTTTTCCGAATGAAAAATTCAAGGGTGTGATCGAATCAATTTCACCGACGACAGGTTCCCGCTATTCATTGATTCCTCACGATAATGCAACGGGTAATTTTGTTAAAATCACCCAAAGGATTCCGGTTCGGATCAAACTGACTGATAAGCCCGAAAGATTGGAAAAACTTTCTGCAGGAATGAATGCCAATGTTTATATTTTAAAAGATTGATGATGCAGGCTCATAAAATACCGGTTTTCAAATCCTGGGTAATAGAATGGATGGCAAGGTCCATCATATTCATCATTCTGATGACTTGCCTGTTCGGATTCGCTTTTTATGGCAGTCCTGTTGCAGCGATGGGTTATTATGGTGTACAACCTACTGATGTGCAATTTGGAATGGTAGTTTTGTATGGTTCAACGGTCTCTTTTCTGGCACTGGATATTCGTATTGTAAAATATTTTCCGATAAGGAAATACCTGCTGACAGCATTTGCTCTTAATGCGGTATGTTCGGTGATCTGTTTTCATTTCAAAGATTACACCTTGTTTATGGTGTGTCAATTTGTTCAGGGAATCACCTGTGCTTTGATTTCAGGCATCGTCTTACAGTTAATTTTTCCTAGATTACATTCTCTGCGTGCACGGGTTATTGCTTACAGCCTTCTTTACGGAAGTATACAGATCGCTGCACCACTATATTCCATCTATACAAGTTTAGTTCTTCATTTTTTTGATTACAACTGGTTATTTTACGGATATACTGTGGTACTCATTATTTTGACATTTGTTGTGCTGTTAACGATGAACGGTAAAGCAAGATTTACCAAAAAAATTCCGCTGTACCAGTTGGATTGGATGGGCTATTTTTTATATGCATCATTGATATTACTATTAGGATATATCCTTGTATACGGCCGACAATTGGGATGGTTAGACAGCCCATTACTAGTTATTTTAATATTGTTCATCCTAATTATTCTTTCGGCATTTATCGTCAGAGAGCTAAAACTGAAACGGCCATTGATCAACCTGCAGATTTTTAAGGCAAAGAATTTCGTTATCGGACTATTATTGCTTTTTACCTTCTACATTTTCAAGGGCAGTACAGGACTTGCTTATGGCTATCTGGAAGTCATTCTAGGTAATGATCCACTCAGCACAATTCCAATATGGACTGCTGTGGTCGTAGGAACTGTGATAAGTATGTTCGTTACCTCAAGATTTGTATTGCTGGGCTTCAACCTCATCAAAATCATTATTATAGGTTTTGTGATGATGGCGCTGTACTATGTCTATATGATATTATTCGTTTCTGTACAGGGAGAAACCATTGATTTTATATTTCCTATGTTTATGTATGGCGCTGCAACAGGCGTATTATTTGTTCCGATAGTATCATTTACAAATTCATCAGCACCTCAGTCCATTGCCGTCAATGCATCACTCATCGGAATATTGGCGAGGTTCATTGGTTTTACTGCAAGTCTGGCATTCGGCAACGAACTTCAGTTATTTGCAAAGTCAGCAGTGAGAGAAAAAGTGAGGGAATCCATAACAGAAATTAATCCACAACTTCCTGTTACTTTACTGAATATCCAAAATCAATTTGCGACAGCGGGCAACGACATGTATACTTCAAAGGTCATTTCTACTGGTCATTTTAATAAAATGGTGGGACAACAGATATTGGCTCGTGCCACCCGTGATTATTATAATCTGATGCTAATCGGAATTATTTTGGTAATTTTTATTCTGATTATTTCGCCTCAGATCAAAAAGGTATCTTTAAAATTAAAAAAGAATCAGGTTCCTTACTGATAAATTTTTGAATATCATTTTAATTTTTCATCGAAGAGTCTTAATATTGTACATTCATATACTTATACCGTTTGATTTATTATTAGTAATGATATACTTAAATGTCCATACTTAATTGTATACGGAATAGAAAATAAAAGAAATATTAAAACTCGAATTATTTCCCGATACAAAAAATTGACATACCCTATTTAAGGGCAATAATTTCTTTTGGGGGGACAAGAAGGTACCAATTGCTCACAAACTAATAATTTATATTACTAAGTTACGATTTCGTAAGAATTTTAGTAACATTATTTACGAATTTGTTTATAAATCACCGGGTCTACCCTAGTTGTAACCCGCTATTTTTATTTTTTATATTTAATGTACTTGAAAAAGTATTATTTCGGATTACTTTTCATCCAGAAATCAAGTTCTTTCTTATAACTACCTCCATCATACCAGGATTGCCACCTGTCTTCTCTGATAAGTCCTTTCCATTTTGCTCCCTTTTTCGAACGGTAAAAACGTGATCTGAAATGGTGATAGATAGCTAGCATATGAACAGCATAACTCTGACACAATTCAGGATTATCCCTGATAATATTCAGATTGTCATCATTAGATCCACTAGCTTTAAGTCCCATATTATGTGAACCAGTTATTAATATCGGATTATCACCGAACGGATCGATGAGTACTATTTTACTATGGATGGTTACAGAAGGCTTGGGGAGTTCTTTTTTCCAGAAGCCAAAATCTTCTTTTAAATTTTCAGGTGTGGTCGCAAATAAAAAGCTTCCGCTTTGTTTCTTACCTTTATCCACAAATTGGATAGTTGGATCATCTTTACCACCTGGATCAGTGTTAATGACCCCATGAATTAAAGGGGCATTCTCCTCCTTGGCACGCTCATAGATCTTATGATATAAGACAGCGCTTTTGAGATTTCCAGGCTTGAACATTAGGAACAGGATCCCGTCCTTGGCATTATCGATCAGCTGCATTGCCTCTTCCATATCTGCAGCTTTTTTTGTTGGGGTAAACCAGGTCTCTATTTTTCCGGTCTTATTGCTTTTAGGTGTGGCATTAAATGCTTTGAATGCTTGTCCATATAAGCCAATCCCGTTTTGGTCGCAATCTTCTTTTATTTTCTGCCACTCCTGAAAATAGTAATCTGAAACTTCCTTATCCTCTATAACCACAGCATTGTTGACCTGAGTAAATAGCCCATTGTGAGTCCAGTTTGTACTGCCCATCAGAACTTTGTACGGTTCATAATTTTCGCCATTTTTCTTTGCCAAAATTGCAAATTTATTGTGTGCGAAGTGGGGAGAACGGACAATTCTCCGTATAAGATTAGTTTTATCCAATTTATCCGCATTTTCTTTCTGGGGATCTAAATCTTTATCACCAAATGCCCCATTTGCAAGAATGATGTTTGCCCTTTTACCGATTGCATTTAATTTTTTAATCAATACAGCATCGTTCAGTTCATATAACGCTGCAAAAAGATGGATATCTTCGTTTCCATTTATGCAAGGTTCATCAAGAAAACGGTAAATTGCATTGAGCAATTCCCCTCCCATTAATTTTCGGAGCGGAGATTTCTCATTATTTAGATGTTGGTCCAACGTTTTTTTTCGCTCCTTTTCTGGTAAATTTATCAATTTTCGAGAAACAAATTGCGACGAAACAAGCCCTCTATTAAAAAATGCATCTGTTGGCTTGGCCTTTAAGGTAACCCAATTGCTCCAGTCACTTATATTATTCCCATCCTGGACAAGATTGTTCTCTTGGTCAATCATAGGAATAACCCTGTATCTTACAGTATCACCGCTATCAACCAGATAATCCGTCCACATATATTTCTGGATGGGCCATAAGGTTGTATTCTTCATTTCAAAGTCTATATGTGGTTCATCTTCAAAACCAACACTGGATTTGACCCAGGAAAGCTGCGAAGTACCATTAACTTCCTTCTCCCTCTGAATGGCAAAACCTAAACAATTATCTATTTTAGGATATTTCCAGATGATTTCAACATCATCACTGTTGCAGATTGCTTTAATAATTCTCATAATCAGGTTTTTAGCTCCCTAAATTTACAGAAAATTTAGATTACAATTCAAAAAAAACATTTTGTTATTGATTTAAAATTTAACATATAACAAACTCATATCTAGCAATATTTTGAAAAATCGTTATTTTATCAAACCTCAATTATTTTATTGACCTGAATTGAAAAAAAATGTTAATTTTAAAGTAGATGATTTCAGCCAGCTGAGTCATAAAAAGCTATTAACCTAAAATCTTAAATTATGAGTTCTTTAATAATTCTATCAAGAACCTTAATATTCTATTGCATAATCTTCTTATGTGGAATATTCGGCGTTAAAGGTCAAATTATATCAATTCAGGATAAGGTTATCAATCATGTAATAAATAAAGAAAATGCTAAGGTAATCCAACTTGTGGATTCCGCTAAAATAGATGTTCAAAAACCAATTTATCAAAACTTCAGCCTACTAGATATTTCTCTATTATGTAATAATGAGGTTCTTACTCAGGATTTATTGGATCGAACTAAAGATCTGAACCAAAACATCTATCATACTTCTGTTTTCGTAGGAAACCCTGTAAATATAAAAGCAGCATTAAACAAGATGAATTCGGATGAAATTGATGATTATCTGGAATATGATCTTTTAAGTCCTATAACAGAAGCTTCAAGATTATCGATCGTTGAGGTGATAGCAAATAGAACTCCTGAAGATTCCATCGATTTTGATATAGAATATAGAAATCCTGATCAAAAGAGTATTGATTATCTGATTGAAAAATTGAATATTACATTTCCAAATGACCAAATGATAAAAGCTCTAGCTGAATACACTTTAGAATCTATACTGGAACTGGATCTCAAGAATAATTCAACAGATTGGCTACTCAAAAAATATCTTGTCAATGGGGATCTTAAAGGAAAACTCGAAGAAGGTGATAAATTTGCCAATTTAGCCTTGGAAACGAACAATAGAGCTATTTTTGAGATTTTGGCGAAAAATGGATATGCACCAAATTTAGATGTAATTAAAATCAATAAAGTTGAAGACAAAGACTTTCTGCTTGGACTGATGGTAAAAAAACAATTGATTGATCTTGATCCTCAAGGCAAAGCCTTAACTATTAACAGGTCTTGGAAATTACCCGATACAAGAATTACAATACCAGGACCTAATGAAAATGATAAAAAATTTGATCAAATTGTAAAGACTAACGCAGCAAACGACGCCGTTTTCGGAAATACTTCGATCTTAATGCAAGGCACAATAGTACCTTTTACACTTCAGATTTTTGATTCAAAACCTGCAAAAATGTCCAGAGTGCTTTTTGACCTTAACCTTAAAAGAATCGAACATTTTAGCGGTTGGGACAAACAGTTCAAAATATCCATACCCAAATCAGATACATTAAGCTGGGGAGCTTACCATACAGTTAGAGTAAAAAATTTAGGTACCAGTTCTGAAGGAAATGATCTGGGATCGAATAAATTATTTGTATATAGAGAAGGAGTTATTATTGATACCATTTATGAAGGAGGCGAAAGCGATTTTAGTAGAGCAGTTGGTCGATTGGATGTATATAGTACAATGGACTTACATACTGCCTTTGGGTTAAAAATTATATATGCACACGAGGAGCACAAAAAATTACCGTCCTGTAATATTGAAACAAGGCTGAATCTGTACCAAAAGATTTTGGGAGCTATGAAAGCCCAAAAAGATATTTCCCGTGGTCAAGGTATAGTACATGACGCTACTACGGCAAGAAGACTATATTCAGAACAACTCCTTGAAGCAAGAGCTCCAGATGTTGTAAATGGAGAACTTCGACAAGCGATGAAAAGCCTTGCAGAACAATCTTATTTTAACAGTAGTTTTACCAATTATGTCTATCAACTTATTTTAGATTCTGATGTTCCTGATGCACTAGACCCTTTCCTATCAAGCTCTGATCAACAAGTCCGACAACAGGCTGAAAAACTAGCAAGTGCAATCGATAAAAAGGATGAAGCATTGAAGATTCTAGAATCTGAAAATATAAATAATTATCTAGCCAAAATTAGTCAGGTAAAAGGACTTATCTATGAACTGGCCCAGTATTGCTCAAAAGAAAAACTAGGCAAATACTTAAATGATAATATTATGAGTTTAAGCTCCGGATTAAGAAAATCCTTTCAGGAAAATTCTAAGAACAGCCTAGCTCTATTATCTGTCAAAAAGGAAGATTTAGATGGAAAGGGTGAAATGATTTTAAATTTTTTAAGCTTATGAAATTCTTAGTATCCTTCCTATTTCTCTTAATTTACGTCCCAACTTATTCCCAAACTGAATACACGTTTGGGAGTGATATGATGGATTTTGTAAAGAAAGATGCATACAAACTTTCTTATGACCAGCTTACGCCTGATTTTACAGGAAGATCGCTAAATGGTTTCCAAATTACATTGGATAAAGCCAGAGATAATGCCAATAAAACTTATGCGGTACTTTCTGATGCGAGTAACCAATTGCATAAAAATGTAGGGTTGGTAACCTTATTAAAAAACTCACTTTCCAATCCGAATAGTACTTTATCAGCTTCCCAAATAGCTGAATTAGCTTCGGCTGTCAGTTTTACAAAAGATCTTTGTTTTAAACTTTCTCAGCAACAGGAAATGACAAAAGTGTCCATACAAAATTTAAAAAGTTTAGATCAGACTTTAGATTTTGTTTCATTTAAAAATCTTGAACTCGATAAGGTTCCCTATTTTTTTATAATGAACTCAATTGGAGGGACGAAGCCGGATTTTCAAATGTCCATCAGTGTATCGGTTTCGCAAACAGAAGGTGGGCAGGAAAATGAGAATGCAACCAATATGGGCTTTTTTCTATTCGACATCTATAACTCCTATGTGGATGATAAAAATTATAAAAAGCAAGCCAAAAAATATCAAGAGGCTCTTGACTTATTACCATCAAAACTGCCTTCTGACACGACTTGCTTTAGAATTTACAAAACAACATTTGAAACTGTCAAAAAACTATATCAAGAAGAACATACTAGTCTAAAATCCCATGTAGATTCTTTAGATCAAAACATCCATTCTGCTTACATCGCCCTTCAAAACTATAGGGAATTTTTTGAAACAAGCTTGCTCGATGATAGGGTAAAATCTGGATTTAATTCTGTAAACCTAAACTCCTTTTCACCAGAATCATTATTCTATATCAGTAAAAGAGCAAGAGAAATTATGCAATCTCGAACCTATGTTACTAATCTCAAAAATCAAGTCACTTACAATAATAA is a window of Candidatus Chryseobacterium colombiense DNA encoding:
- a CDS encoding MFS transporter, which gives rise to MMQAHKIPVFKSWVIEWMARSIIFIILMTCLFGFAFYGSPVAAMGYYGVQPTDVQFGMVVLYGSTVSFLALDIRIVKYFPIRKYLLTAFALNAVCSVICFHFKDYTLFMVCQFVQGITCALISGIVLQLIFPRLHSLRARVIAYSLLYGSIQIAAPLYSIYTSLVLHFFDYNWLFYGYTVVLIILTFVVLLTMNGKARFTKKIPLYQLDWMGYFLYASLILLLGYILVYGRQLGWLDSPLLVILILFILIILSAFIVRELKLKRPLINLQIFKAKNFVIGLLLLFTFYIFKGSTGLAYGYLEVILGNDPLSTIPIWTAVVVGTVISMFVTSRFVLLGFNLIKIIIIGFVMMALYYVYMILFVSVQGETIDFIFPMFMYGAATGVLFVPIVSFTNSSAPQSIAVNASLIGILARFIGFTASLAFGNELQLFAKSAVREKVRESITEINPQLPVTLLNIQNQFATAGNDMYTSKVISTGHFNKMVGQQILARATRDYYNLMLIGIILVIFILIISPQIKKVSLKLKKNQVPY
- a CDS encoding phospholipase D-like domain-containing protein, with product MRIIKAICNSDDVEIIWKYPKIDNCLGFAIQREKEVNGTSQLSWVKSSVGFEDEPHIDFEMKNTTLWPIQKYMWTDYLVDSGDTVRYRVIPMIDQENNLVQDGNNISDWSNWVTLKAKPTDAFFNRGLVSSQFVSRKLINLPEKERKKTLDQHLNNEKSPLRKLMGGELLNAIYRFLDEPCINGNEDIHLFAALYELNDAVLIKKLNAIGKRANIILANGAFGDKDLDPQKENADKLDKTNLIRRIVRSPHFAHNKFAILAKKNGENYEPYKVLMGSTNWTHNGLFTQVNNAVVIEDKEVSDYYFQEWQKIKEDCDQNGIGLYGQAFKAFNATPKSNKTGKIETWFTPTKKAADMEEAMQLIDNAKDGILFLMFKPGNLKSAVLYHKIYERAKEENAPLIHGVINTDPGGKDDPTIQFVDKGKKQSGSFLFATTPENLKEDFGFWKKELPKPSVTIHSKIVLIDPFGDNPILITGSHNMGLKASGSNDDNLNIIRDNPELCQSYAVHMLAIYHHFRSRFYRSKKGAKWKGLIREDRWQSWYDGGSYKKELDFWMKSNPK